From one Rhizobium lentis genomic stretch:
- a CDS encoding CYTH domain-containing protein, whose amino-acid sequence MAKEIERKFLVRSDGWRSAVETRSVLRQGYIASMDDRSVRVRVLDSRKARLTIKIGRSAITRDEFEYDIPVADAEELLQNAIGIVIEKTRYRVPHKGFVWEVDVFAGAHRGLVIAEVEMTSETDDPGLPSWLGREVTGDARYSNQALATEYEHDRHGLSNTA is encoded by the coding sequence ATGGCGAAAGAGATCGAACGGAAGTTCCTTGTACGCAGCGATGGATGGCGTTCCGCAGTCGAGACAAGATCTGTTCTCAGGCAGGGTTACATCGCTTCGATGGACGACCGTTCCGTCCGGGTGCGCGTCCTCGACAGCAGGAAAGCGCGGCTGACGATCAAGATCGGCCGCAGCGCTATCACCCGCGATGAATTCGAATACGATATCCCCGTCGCCGATGCCGAAGAGCTGCTGCAGAACGCAATCGGCATCGTCATCGAGAAAACGCGCTACCGCGTTCCGCACAAGGGCTTTGTCTGGGAGGTCGACGTCTTTGCCGGCGCGCATCGCGGATTGGTGATCGCCGAGGTCGAAATGACGTCGGAAACCGACGATCCGGGCCTGCCCAGCTGGCTTGGCCGTGAGGTGACCGGCGATGCCCGCTATTCCAACCAGGCCCTTGCCACAGAATACGAGCATGACAGGCATGGCCTATCGAATACGGCCTGA
- a CDS encoding GNAT family N-acetyltransferase, which yields MAAVLDSVRAFFAPSIFTIDAENPSDVVARENLLDRVMGPDRRKKSSEKIRRNRIPAEGLALVARDRDGHVIGSVRLWNIEAGVNDEGTPINALLLGPLAVAPHHGGKGIGSALMRAAILEAKNRGHGAVLLVGDAAYYERFGFFAEKARHLVMPGPFERSRFLALELTEGWLDGAAGMIVPSGRMLAGAPVRRAA from the coding sequence ATGGCCGCTGTTCTTGATTCTGTCCGCGCATTCTTTGCGCCCTCCATTTTCACCATCGACGCCGAAAATCCGTCGGATGTCGTCGCCCGTGAAAATCTGCTCGACCGGGTCATGGGCCCGGATCGCCGCAAGAAATCGTCGGAGAAGATCCGCCGCAACCGGATTCCGGCCGAAGGCCTTGCCCTCGTTGCGCGCGATCGCGACGGCCATGTCATCGGCTCGGTGCGGCTCTGGAACATCGAGGCCGGCGTCAATGATGAAGGTACGCCGATCAATGCGCTGCTGCTCGGCCCGCTCGCCGTTGCGCCTCATCACGGCGGCAAGGGCATCGGCTCGGCGCTGATGCGCGCGGCGATCCTCGAAGCTAAAAACCGCGGGCATGGCGCCGTCCTGCTAGTCGGCGATGCCGCATATTACGAGCGCTTCGGCTTCTTCGCCGAAAAAGCTCGCCATCTTGTCATGCCGGGTCCGTTCGAACGCTCGCGCTTTCTTGCGCTCGAGCTCACGGAAGGCTGGCTTGACGGCGCGGCCGGCATGATCGTTCCCTCGGGGCGCATGCTGGCCGGCGCGCCGGTTCGCCGCGCAGCCTGA
- a CDS encoding nickel/cobalt transporter codes for MRMKRPSLIFPAALLTLLTAASLAHAQSPLGIGSAEPSFQPTGGPLAPLLLYVNHEQQAFYRALTDALKGMREDPWQLTSLVGLSFAYGVFHAAGPGHGKAVISSYMIANEVELKRGVVISFISAFIQGAVAVALVGGAWLVLRGTGITLTTATHAMEIASFIMVILFGGWLLFRKLRSMAGNLPRRRLLATPVGPVSMMLDWKDNAAERQTYIFSGKAQAVGAGHSFVPGMACETCGNTHVPDPALLAGDRFSAREAWSAIVAVGLRPCSGALLVMTFSLLNGLYLGGMLSVAAMSLGTAITVSALATVAVTAKGAAVRLSGRGSRASVWVGNAIEILGALLVILMGVLLLGASLQG; via the coding sequence ATGCGGATGAAACGGCCGTCCCTCATCTTTCCCGCAGCACTCCTCACGCTCCTGACGGCTGCAAGCCTCGCCCATGCACAATCTCCGCTCGGCATCGGCTCGGCCGAACCGAGTTTTCAACCGACCGGCGGGCCGCTCGCGCCGCTTTTGCTCTACGTGAACCATGAACAGCAGGCCTTCTACCGGGCTCTGACCGATGCGTTGAAGGGCATGCGGGAGGATCCGTGGCAGCTGACGTCGCTGGTCGGCCTTTCCTTCGCCTACGGCGTCTTCCATGCCGCCGGCCCCGGCCACGGCAAGGCGGTCATCTCCTCCTACATGATCGCGAACGAGGTCGAACTGAAGCGCGGCGTGGTGATTTCCTTCATTTCGGCTTTCATTCAGGGGGCAGTCGCCGTGGCCTTGGTCGGCGGCGCCTGGCTGGTGCTGCGCGGCACCGGTATCACGCTGACGACGGCGACCCATGCGATGGAAATCGCAAGTTTCATCATGGTCATCCTCTTCGGCGGCTGGCTGCTGTTCCGCAAACTGCGTTCGATGGCGGGCAATCTGCCGCGCCGTCGGCTGTTGGCGACGCCGGTCGGTCCGGTCAGCATGATGCTGGATTGGAAGGACAACGCGGCCGAACGCCAAACCTATATCTTCAGCGGCAAGGCACAGGCCGTGGGCGCCGGCCACAGCTTCGTTCCCGGCATGGCCTGCGAGACCTGCGGCAATACGCATGTGCCTGATCCGGCCCTGCTCGCCGGCGACAGGTTCAGCGCCCGCGAGGCCTGGTCGGCAATCGTGGCCGTCGGCCTTCGCCCCTGCTCCGGTGCGCTTCTGGTCATGACTTTTTCACTGCTGAACGGCCTCTATCTCGGTGGCATGCTGTCAGTCGCCGCCATGTCGCTCGGCACCGCCATCACGGTGTCGGCACTCGCCACCGTCGCCGTCACCGCCAAGGGTGCTGCCGTGCGCCTCTCCGGACGCGGCTCGAGGGCCTCGGTCTGGGTCGGCAACGCCATCGAAATCCTCGGCGCCCTGCTCGTCATCCTGATGGGCGTCCTGCTGCTCGGCGCTTCACTACAAGGTTAG
- a CDS encoding GNAT family N-acetyltransferase, whose translation MRDLANFKGCPAPKPVTLKGRFITVEPYRRAEHLEALWDGLGGMGINPLLLYFAQDDFSGIDDFANWLDSVYSKSGWLTHIFRDNATGKIVGMANYMRADPANGVVEIGGVAHGPEMSRSPLSTEAHYLMAKHVFEDLGYRRYEWKCDNKNEASKTTALRYGFSFEGVFRQHMISKHRNRDTAWFSMIDAEWPLINDAFEAWLSPENFNAAGGQIRRLQDIRADLEKERLV comes from the coding sequence ATGCGCGATCTTGCAAATTTCAAGGGCTGCCCGGCGCCGAAGCCGGTCACGCTGAAGGGCCGTTTCATCACTGTCGAGCCTTATCGGCGCGCGGAACATCTCGAGGCGCTGTGGGACGGGCTCGGCGGCATGGGGATCAATCCGCTGCTTCTCTATTTCGCGCAGGACGACTTTTCCGGCATCGACGATTTCGCCAACTGGCTGGACAGCGTCTATAGCAAGTCCGGCTGGCTCACCCATATCTTCCGCGACAATGCCACAGGCAAAATTGTCGGCATGGCGAACTATATGCGCGCCGACCCGGCAAACGGCGTCGTCGAGATCGGCGGCGTGGCGCATGGTCCAGAGATGAGCCGTTCGCCGCTGTCCACCGAAGCCCATTACCTGATGGCCAAGCACGTTTTCGAAGATCTCGGCTACCGCCGCTACGAATGGAAGTGCGACAACAAGAACGAGGCAAGCAAAACGACGGCCCTTCGCTACGGCTTCAGCTTCGAAGGGGTGTTCCGTCAGCACATGATCTCCAAGCATCGCAACCGCGACACCGCCTGGTTCTCGATGATCGATGCCGAATGGCCGCTGATCAACGATGCTTTCGAGGCCTGGCTTTCGCCCGAAAATTTCAACGCCGCCGGCGGCCAGATACGACGTCTGCAGGATATCCGCGCCGATCTGGAAAAGGAAAGGCTCGTATGA
- a CDS encoding LysR family transcriptional regulator yields MDTLTRIRAFIDVVEAEGFSAAARRTGRSKALLSKYVRELEDELGALLLNRTTRQFSMTEAGHTYYRSASDILKEIDNLADLVRENNAQLKGRLRISVPRTFVDADVGQSLIDFASENPDLSLEIAADDRFVDLIEEGFDVAIRISKLEDSGMIARKISDFRVHLCATPDFLERHPDLGHPSDISSLPFIVDTNSRTQGSIRFYNPDNTTFAVAVSGPIEVNSPHATLRAALAGIGIALIPDFIARKPIESGELVTLFNDYIPTDRGIYAVYPHRRYLPAKVRIFVDYLHNWFKKHP; encoded by the coding sequence ATGGATACCTTGACGCGCATACGCGCCTTCATCGACGTCGTCGAAGCCGAAGGCTTTTCCGCCGCCGCGCGGCGCACCGGCCGCTCCAAGGCGCTGCTCTCCAAATATGTGCGCGAGCTGGAGGATGAGCTCGGCGCCCTGCTGCTCAACCGCACCACCCGGCAGTTCTCCATGACCGAGGCCGGCCACACCTATTATCGCAGCGCCTCGGATATTCTGAAAGAGATCGACAACCTTGCCGATCTCGTGCGCGAAAACAATGCGCAGCTGAAAGGACGGCTGCGCATCTCCGTCCCCCGCACCTTCGTCGACGCCGACGTCGGCCAGTCGCTGATCGATTTCGCCAGCGAGAACCCGGACCTTTCGCTGGAGATCGCCGCCGACGACCGATTCGTCGATCTGATCGAGGAAGGATTCGACGTGGCGATCCGCATCAGTAAGCTCGAAGATTCCGGCATGATTGCCCGCAAGATTTCCGATTTCCGCGTCCACCTCTGCGCCACCCCGGATTTTCTCGAGCGCCATCCCGATCTCGGGCATCCGAGTGACATTTCCAGCCTTCCCTTCATCGTCGATACCAATTCACGCACCCAGGGGAGCATCCGCTTCTATAATCCTGACAACACCACCTTCGCCGTCGCCGTCTCCGGGCCGATAGAGGTCAACAGCCCGCACGCGACGTTACGCGCGGCACTCGCCGGCATCGGCATCGCCCTCATTCCCGATTTCATCGCCCGCAAGCCAATCGAAAGCGGCGAACTGGTGACGCTGTTCAACGATTACATTCCGACCGACCGCGGCATCTACGCCGTCTATCCGCACCGACGCTATCTGCCGGCCAAGGTGAGGATCTTCGTCGATTACTTGCATAACTGGTTCAAGAAACACCCGTGA
- the cysE gene encoding serine O-acetyltransferase, producing the protein MPKSTGLDLAEQQPPPLSDASVWAVIRAEAAELAAREPILRRLLTTEVTDATGDHEIIARVLAARLSVTQVETGNLFDLILSTLNDDIMRKVEADLIAVRERDPACTTFLHALLNLKGFHALQTHRIAHALWNAGRLEIATWLANLASLVFGPDIHPAARIGASIMLDHGSGIVIGETAVIEDEVSILQNVTLGGTGKETGDRHPKIRHGVMIGAGAKILGNIEIGAFSKIAAGSVVLKPVPEHCTVAGVPAAIVRIHRADEIPAETMDQNI; encoded by the coding sequence ATGCCGAAATCGACCGGCCTCGATTTGGCCGAGCAACAGCCGCCGCCTTTGAGCGACGCATCCGTCTGGGCCGTCATCCGCGCCGAGGCGGCCGAGCTTGCCGCACGCGAACCGATATTGCGGCGCCTGCTCACCACCGAGGTAACGGACGCGACCGGCGATCATGAGATCATCGCCCGTGTTCTGGCCGCGCGGCTTTCCGTCACGCAGGTGGAAACGGGCAATCTGTTCGATCTCATCCTGTCCACCCTGAACGACGATATCATGCGCAAGGTCGAGGCCGATCTCATTGCCGTGCGCGAGCGCGATCCGGCCTGCACGACATTTCTGCACGCGCTTCTGAACCTCAAGGGGTTTCATGCGCTGCAGACGCACCGCATCGCCCATGCGCTCTGGAACGCCGGCCGGCTGGAAATCGCTACCTGGCTCGCCAATCTGGCCTCGCTGGTCTTCGGCCCGGATATACATCCGGCCGCACGGATCGGCGCTTCCATCATGCTCGACCACGGCTCGGGAATCGTCATCGGCGAAACCGCTGTCATTGAGGATGAAGTGTCGATCCTGCAGAATGTCACGCTCGGCGGCACCGGCAAGGAGACGGGCGACCGTCATCCCAAAATCCGCCACGGCGTCATGATCGGCGCGGGCGCCAAGATCCTCGGTAATATCGAAATCGGCGCCTTCAGCAAGATCGCCGCCGGCAGCGTCGTGCTGAAACCGGTCCCCGAACATTGCACGGTCGCCGGCGTGCCGGCTGCCATCGTGCGCATCCACCGTGCCGATGAGATCCCGGCCGAGACCATGGACCAGAATATTTAG
- a CDS encoding GNAT family N-acetyltransferase translates to MNDPLAKAEIVALGASHMQAAARIRRVALWQRLPWLPVLHRPEEEEQYWRMHLLPNRAILGAAVENKLVGVIAYGDDWIEQLYVLPDFQGMGIGSLLLGCAKEEMDDIRLWTFQRNTGARAFYERHGFTAEEETDGLDNEEKEPDVCYHWRRLPEPTPGLSG, encoded by the coding sequence ATGAACGACCCCCTGGCCAAAGCTGAAATCGTCGCACTTGGCGCCAGCCACATGCAGGCGGCAGCACGGATCAGGCGTGTCGCCCTATGGCAGCGGCTGCCCTGGCTGCCGGTTCTGCACAGGCCGGAAGAGGAAGAGCAGTACTGGCGCATGCATCTGCTGCCGAATCGCGCGATTCTCGGCGCCGCCGTGGAAAACAAGCTCGTCGGCGTCATCGCCTATGGCGACGATTGGATAGAGCAGCTTTATGTTCTCCCCGATTTCCAGGGTATGGGCATCGGCTCCCTGCTTCTCGGCTGCGCCAAGGAGGAGATGGACGACATCAGACTGTGGACGTTCCAGCGCAATACGGGCGCCCGCGCTTTTTACGAGCGGCACGGTTTTACCGCCGAGGAAGAAACCGACGGCCTCGATAATGAGGAAAAAGAACCGGATGTGTGTTATCATTGGCGCCGGCTTCCAGAGCCGACGCCTGGCCTGTCTGGCTAG
- a CDS encoding serine hydrolase domain-containing protein codes for MIRVLSLLLFFSLSLAASAPAVAPSTALAVTGLGPRLDLAASDPAMRALKTVIVARGGRVLSERGFHGHSPSESTNIKSASKSIISALVGIAISKGLLDGPDQKIAPILKADLPAAPDPRLNDITIGHLLSMQAGLARMSGPNYGRWVSSHNWVRFALSQPFVDRPGGEMLYSTASTHLLSAILTKVGRRSTLALAREWLGPVDGFHIEAWERDPQGIYLGGNQMAMSARSLLAFGELYRNGGRTPEGEQVVPADWISRSWQHRTNSYFSGDEYGYGWFARQIGGEQVHFAWGYGGQMLYIVPSLDLTVVMTSEESGPSARNGYRDLLHGLLADIIGAVRAT; via the coding sequence ATGATCCGCGTTCTCTCCCTTCTGCTTTTCTTCTCCCTGTCGCTTGCCGCCTCGGCGCCGGCCGTTGCCCCGAGCACGGCCCTCGCCGTCACCGGGCTTGGTCCGCGCCTCGATTTGGCGGCGAGCGACCCGGCGATGCGGGCACTAAAGACGGTGATTGTCGCCCGCGGCGGACGCGTTCTCTCCGAACGTGGCTTCCATGGCCATTCGCCATCAGAATCGACCAATATCAAGTCCGCATCGAAATCGATCATTTCGGCGCTAGTCGGTATAGCAATCAGCAAAGGCTTGCTCGATGGACCAGACCAGAAAATCGCGCCGATCCTGAAGGCCGATCTTCCCGCAGCGCCCGACCCGCGCCTCAACGACATCACCATCGGCCACCTTCTCTCGATGCAAGCCGGGCTCGCCCGCATGTCGGGACCGAATTACGGCCGCTGGGTTTCCTCACACAACTGGGTGCGCTTCGCCCTCTCACAGCCCTTTGTCGATCGGCCGGGTGGGGAAATGCTCTATTCCACCGCGTCCACGCATCTGCTTTCAGCCATTCTGACCAAGGTCGGACGTCGTTCGACGCTGGCCTTGGCGCGCGAATGGCTCGGCCCGGTCGACGGTTTCCACATCGAGGCATGGGAGCGAGATCCGCAGGGCATCTATCTCGGCGGCAATCAGATGGCGATGAGCGCTCGGTCCCTGCTTGCCTTCGGCGAGCTGTATCGCAACGGTGGACGCACGCCGGAAGGGGAGCAGGTGGTGCCCGCCGACTGGATCTCCCGGTCGTGGCAACATCGCACCAACTCGTATTTCTCCGGCGATGAATATGGCTATGGTTGGTTCGCACGGCAGATCGGCGGCGAGCAGGTGCATTTCGCCTGGGGCTATGGCGGTCAGATGCTCTACATCGTGCCGTCGCTCGATCTGACCGTTGTCATGACGTCGGAAGAGAGCGGCCCTTCTGCCCGAAACGGCTACAGGGACCTGCTGCACGGCCTGCTGGCGGACATCATCGGCGCGGTGCGGGCGACCTGA
- a CDS encoding DUF1007 family protein, with amino-acid sequence MNKSIPLMTALLSLAPATAFAHPHIFVEARLEVVAGADGSIEELRNVWRFDEVFSSSVVMDFDKNTDLKLEPNELAQVGKTVKQSLADYDYYMNLTINGKNVTVQQPDIIHVDYKNGQLLMFFAVKPAEKLPLKGRLTFGVYDPTLYTSIDFPTDNELATVGDSFKGCKHQVVRPDADEVISQNKQSLTDAFFTDPTGTNMSKLFATRLELTCG; translated from the coding sequence ATGAACAAATCCATACCACTGATGACCGCGCTTCTTTCGCTGGCGCCGGCAACCGCCTTTGCGCATCCGCACATCTTCGTGGAGGCGCGGCTCGAAGTCGTGGCCGGCGCTGATGGCAGCATCGAGGAACTGCGCAATGTGTGGCGCTTTGACGAGGTCTTCTCCTCCTCGGTGGTCATGGATTTCGACAAGAACACCGATCTGAAGCTGGAGCCGAACGAACTCGCGCAGGTCGGCAAAACGGTGAAGCAGTCGCTTGCCGATTACGACTACTACATGAACCTGACGATCAACGGCAAAAACGTCACCGTCCAGCAGCCTGACATCATCCATGTCGACTATAAGAATGGCCAGCTTCTGATGTTTTTTGCGGTCAAGCCGGCCGAGAAGTTGCCGCTCAAGGGCAGGCTCACCTTCGGCGTCTACGATCCGACGCTCTATACATCGATCGACTTTCCGACAGACAACGAACTCGCAACGGTCGGCGACAGCTTCAAGGGCTGCAAACACCAGGTCGTAAGGCCGGATGCCGACGAGGTAATCTCGCAAAACAAGCAGTCGCTGACGGACGCCTTCTTCACCGACCCCACCGGCACCAACATGTCCAAACTCTTCGCCACCCGGCTGGAGCTCACATGCGGATGA
- a CDS encoding tellurite resistance TerB family protein, with the protein MFDAKKLLDQFLGSQVPGLGGSVRDRAGEAVQTAKNNPMKTGAIAAVLLGTKTGRSIAGNALAIGGLAAIAGLGYQAYKNYQAGQAPAAPSDAPSANNPVLLPPPAESGFGPASPAGSNEFVLVLIRAMIAAAKADGHIDDAERALIMDKIKAADVSGEAAAFIERELASPTDIDALVKAAVTEEQRVELYTASRLTIEPDSRAERGYLDLLAGRLGLADQLVDHIEATVSSAKATLSQ; encoded by the coding sequence ATGTTCGACGCAAAGAAGCTTCTCGACCAGTTCTTGGGTTCGCAGGTGCCGGGTCTCGGCGGTTCGGTCCGCGACAGGGCGGGCGAGGCGGTACAGACGGCAAAGAACAATCCGATGAAGACCGGCGCGATCGCAGCCGTGCTGCTCGGCACCAAGACCGGCCGCAGTATTGCCGGCAACGCGCTGGCGATCGGCGGTCTTGCCGCGATCGCCGGCCTTGGCTACCAGGCCTACAAGAATTACCAGGCAGGCCAGGCACCCGCAGCCCCCTCGGATGCGCCCTCGGCAAACAATCCGGTTCTCCTGCCGCCGCCGGCCGAATCCGGTTTCGGGCCGGCATCGCCCGCCGGCAGCAACGAATTCGTACTGGTGCTGATCCGCGCGATGATTGCAGCCGCCAAGGCCGACGGTCATATCGACGACGCCGAACGCGCCCTGATCATGGACAAGATCAAGGCGGCCGATGTCAGCGGCGAGGCCGCGGCCTTCATCGAGCGCGAGCTAGCGTCGCCGACGGATATCGACGCGCTCGTCAAAGCGGCGGTGACCGAAGAACAGCGCGTCGAGCTCTACACTGCCTCGCGGCTCACCATCGAACCGGATTCGCGCGCCGAGCGCGGTTATCTCGATCTGCTTGCGGGCCGGCTCGGCCTCGCGGATCAACTGGTTGACCATATCGAAGCGACGGTGTCCTCCGCCAAGGCTACCTTGTCACAGTAG
- a CDS encoding WD40 repeat domain-containing protein, producing MPTVAPLDLDGHILAVEFLGDTPFFANANGTFHRLDGGERVSEAHQGMLTAIRDPYSDSLISGGEDGKVLRIAADGSVRELATAPRKWIAQVAAGPQGAVAYSYGKSSLVRLADGTTKEFPEERTVEGIAFAPKGLRIAAARYNGVSLHWVGMNAKPVDLEWKGAHTAVTFSPDGNFLVTSMQENALHGWKLDSKPGAEARHMRMTGYPAKVKSLSWSVKGKWLASSGAPAAIVWPFQGKDGPMGKAPLELGTRANIMATAVRFHPLEDILAIGFVDGMILAVRIADSKAALLRRPGKGAITAMSWSANGKLLAFASEAGDCGVVDISA from the coding sequence ATGCCGACAGTTGCACCGCTTGATCTCGACGGCCACATTCTGGCCGTCGAATTTTTGGGTGATACCCCCTTTTTCGCAAACGCAAACGGCACCTTTCATCGGCTGGACGGCGGCGAGAGGGTTTCAGAAGCCCATCAGGGCATGCTCACCGCGATCCGTGATCCATATAGCGACAGCCTGATCTCCGGCGGCGAGGACGGCAAGGTTCTGCGCATCGCCGCCGACGGCAGCGTCCGCGAACTCGCGACTGCGCCGCGCAAGTGGATCGCGCAGGTCGCGGCCGGCCCGCAAGGAGCCGTTGCCTATTCCTACGGCAAGAGTTCGCTCGTCCGCCTGGCCGATGGCACCACCAAGGAATTCCCGGAGGAACGCACGGTCGAGGGCATCGCCTTCGCGCCGAAAGGCCTGCGCATCGCCGCCGCCCGTTACAACGGCGTATCCCTGCACTGGGTCGGCATGAACGCCAAACCGGTCGATCTCGAATGGAAGGGCGCCCATACCGCCGTCACCTTCTCGCCTGATGGTAATTTCCTCGTCACCTCGATGCAGGAAAACGCCCTGCACGGCTGGAAGCTCGACAGCAAACCTGGCGCCGAGGCCCGCCACATGCGCATGACCGGCTATCCCGCCAAGGTGAAATCGCTTTCCTGGTCGGTCAAAGGCAAATGGCTTGCCTCCTCAGGCGCGCCCGCAGCCATCGTCTGGCCCTTCCAGGGCAAGGACGGGCCGATGGGCAAGGCGCCGCTGGAGCTCGGCACCCGTGCCAATATCATGGCGACCGCGGTAAGATTCCATCCGCTGGAGGATATTCTTGCCATCGGCTTCGTCGACGGCATGATCCTCGCCGTGCGCATCGCCGACAGCAAGGCAGCCCTGCTACGCCGCCCCGGCAAAGGTGCGATAACGGCGATGAGCTGGAGTGCAAACGGCAAGCTGCTTGCCTTCGCCTCTGAAGCCGGCGATTGCGGCGTCGTCGATATCTCGGCTTAA
- the odc2 gene encoding ornithine/lysine decarboxylase, with product MTTQRIRDFLATRRPDGPCLVVDLDVVRDNFHAFRHAMPDSAIYYAVKANPAPEVLKLLASLGSNFDCASVAEIEMALEAGATAARISFGNTIKKERDVARAHALGVSLFAVDSHEEVEKISRAAPGARVFCRVLTDGEGAEWPLSRKFGCVPQMAVDVLVYAHQLGLQSYGVSFHVGSQMTKVDAWDSALADAKRVFVSLAKQGIHLQMVNMGGGFPTKYLRDVPSAEAYGKSIYQALRTHFGNQIPQTIIEPGRGMVGNAGVIKAEVVLISKKSDNDDARWVFLDIGKFGGLAETMDEAIRYPIRTGHDGDEMEPCVIAGPTCDSADVLYEKNLYPLPISLSIGDEVLIEGTGAYTTTYSAVAFNGFEPLKAYVI from the coding sequence ATGACCACCCAGCGCATCCGCGACTTTCTCGCAACCCGACGTCCCGACGGTCCCTGCCTCGTGGTTGACCTCGATGTCGTGCGCGACAATTTCCATGCCTTCCGCCACGCGATGCCGGATAGCGCCATCTACTACGCCGTCAAGGCCAATCCGGCCCCGGAAGTGCTGAAGCTGCTCGCCAGCCTTGGCTCCAATTTCGATTGCGCCTCTGTTGCTGAAATCGAAATGGCGCTCGAAGCCGGTGCGACCGCCGCCCGCATCTCCTTCGGTAACACGATCAAGAAGGAGCGTGACGTCGCTCGCGCACATGCGCTCGGCGTCAGCCTCTTTGCGGTCGACAGCCACGAGGAAGTCGAGAAGATCTCGCGCGCCGCTCCCGGCGCCCGTGTCTTCTGCCGCGTTCTGACCGATGGCGAAGGTGCTGAATGGCCGCTGTCGCGCAAGTTCGGCTGCGTCCCGCAGATGGCCGTCGACGTTCTCGTCTACGCTCATCAGCTCGGCCTGCAGTCCTACGGCGTCTCATTCCATGTCGGTTCGCAGATGACCAAGGTCGATGCCTGGGATTCGGCGCTCGCCGATGCTAAGCGCGTCTTCGTCTCGCTTGCCAAGCAGGGCATCCATCTGCAGATGGTCAACATGGGCGGCGGCTTCCCGACCAAGTATCTGCGCGACGTTCCGTCCGCAGAAGCGTACGGCAAGTCGATCTACCAGGCGCTGCGCACGCATTTCGGCAACCAGATCCCGCAGACGATCATCGAGCCGGGCCGCGGCATGGTCGGCAATGCCGGTGTCATCAAGGCGGAAGTCGTGCTGATTTCGAAGAAGTCGGACAATGACGATGCGCGCTGGGTTTTCCTCGACATCGGCAAGTTCGGCGGTCTCGCCGAGACGATGGACGAAGCCATCCGCTATCCGATCCGCACGGGGCACGACGGCGACGAGATGGAGCCTTGCGTCATCGCCGGCCCGACCTGCGATTCGGCCGACGTGCTCTATGAAAAGAACCTCTATCCGCTGCCGATCTCTCTTTCGATCGGCGACGAGGTCCTGATCGAAGGCACCGGTGCCTATACGACGACCTATTCGGCGGTCGCTTTCAACGGCTTCGAGCCGCTGAAGGCCTACGTCATTTAA
- a CDS encoding 2-dehydro-3-deoxy-phosphogluconate aldolase yields MGEKTEKLLSILKLQPVVPVLIVEDAKSAVSLARALVAGGLKAIEITMRTPAALEAVRAVAAEVEGAEVGAGTILNAAHWEAAVEAGSKFIVSPGTTQELLEAAADSDVPLLPGAATASEVMALREEGYQVLKFFPAEQAGGAAYLKALSSPLAGTLFCPTGSISLKNARDYLSLPNVVCVGGSWVAPKELVAAGDWAGITRLAAEAAALKA; encoded by the coding sequence ATGGGCGAGAAAACAGAGAAGCTTCTTTCCATCCTGAAACTGCAGCCGGTTGTTCCGGTCCTGATCGTCGAGGACGCGAAGTCGGCCGTATCGCTGGCCCGCGCGCTGGTGGCGGGCGGCCTGAAGGCAATCGAGATCACTATGCGCACACCGGCGGCACTCGAGGCGGTGCGCGCCGTCGCGGCCGAGGTCGAGGGCGCCGAAGTCGGTGCCGGCACGATCCTGAATGCCGCCCATTGGGAGGCGGCTGTCGAGGCCGGTTCGAAATTCATCGTTAGCCCTGGCACGACGCAGGAGCTGCTCGAAGCCGCCGCCGATTCTGACGTGCCGCTGCTTCCGGGGGCTGCGACCGCCAGCGAAGTGATGGCGCTGCGCGAAGAAGGCTATCAGGTTCTGAAGTTCTTTCCGGCCGAGCAGGCCGGCGGCGCCGCCTATCTCAAGGCGCTCTCTTCGCCGCTCGCCGGCACGCTGTTCTGCCCAACGGGCAGCATTTCGTTGAAGAACGCCAGGGATTATCTCTCGCTGCCGAACGTCGTCTGCGTCGGCGGCTCGTGGGTTGCGCCGAAGGAATTGGTTGCAGCCGGCGACTGGGCAGGGATTACCAGGCTTGCGGCAGAGGCGGCCGCGCTCAAGGCCTGA